One genomic region from Cardiocondyla obscurior isolate alpha-2009 linkage group LG01, Cobs3.1, whole genome shotgun sequence encodes:
- the LOC139101415 gene encoding very long chain fatty acid elongase 1-like codes for MESQGIYHYWTQQIDPRMANLPFISSSYQVPCIIFAYLYFVLGCGPRFMKNRPPYSLKTFIQVYNIVQIVANSWLVYKHIAYGIFSVKLVCPDFDYSENNTSAKLAKCTYYFFLLKLLDYVETGIFVLRKKNNQVSALHLYHHVSTLLLTWLGVRYYAVTAMTVVTIINSFIHAIMYMYYFLAACGPDIQKAVLPMKPWITKSQMIQFVILILYASQQFVIPNCTVVSNWVVLLFVVNVVINFFMFRNFYKKTYTKLKKT; via the exons ATGGAATCACAAGGGATATATCATTACTGGACGCAACAGATCG aTCCTCGAATGGCCAATCTACCATTCATTTCTTCTTCCTATCAAGTTCCATGTATAATATTCGCGTACTTGTACTTTGTTCTTGGCTGTGGACCTCGATTTATGAAAAACAGGCCACCATACTCATTAAAAACGTTTATACAAGTGTACAATATCGTTCAAATTGTGGCAAATTCATGGTTAGTATACAAGCATATTGCTTACGGTATATTCTCGGTCAAATTAGTGTGCCCTGATTTTGATTATTCCGAGAATAATACATCAGCAAAG CTAGCTAAGTGCacgtattatttctttctgcTGAAATTATTGGATTACGTCGAGACAGGCATATTTGTATtgagaaaaaagaacaatCAAGTATCCGCCTTGCATTTGTATCATCATGTATCTACTTTACTTTTAACATGGTTAGGCGTAAGATATTACGCTGTGACTGCCATGACAGTTGTAACTATAATCAACAGTTTCATACATGCCATAATGTACATGTACTATTTCCTAGCAGCCTGCGGACCAGATATTCAAAAAGCTGTTTTACCTATGAAACCATGGATAACTAAGTCACAAatg ATACAGTTCGTTATTCTAATCTTGTACGCATCGCAACAATTTGTAATACCAAATTGCACTGTCGTAAGTAACTGGGTCGTCCTGTTGTTTGTTGTAAAtgtagtaattaatttcttcatgttccgtaatttttataaaaagacaTACACGAAACTTAAAAagacttaa